Within Tamandua tetradactyla isolate mTamTet1 chromosome 10, mTamTet1.pri, whole genome shotgun sequence, the genomic segment TGCCTAGCAAGCACACGTGACGGTGACAGTGCATCCATGGAAATCATTTATTGCAAATGTCTTAAAGTCAGTCTCTTAATTATCTTCTAGAAAATACAAACACAAGGCAGTTCACATTCgacatgtaaaaaataaagaggaagggGGGAAGTTCATCAGTTTCACTAGTTTAAGGAACTATCCTTAAAAATAGACACTGGCTTACAACAAATGTATTTTCTACTTAAATAAGAAAGAAGATTCACATTGTCTAGTCCTATATGTGATAAAGGGCTCAGGTCAAATCTGGCCTGAGATAGACACACTGACCCACAGACAGCTGTCCCCTGACTTCCACCCATGGCTAATTAAACTGAGATATTCAGTCCAGTGATCTCATTAAATGACCGCAAAACTCTTTCTCCTGGAAAATTACCAGCAAAGCAATTTCCCCCACAAAACCAGGACTGTGTTTCCATTGTGACAGGCCATTCTATAGCTATACATAATCAATACAGTCACTGAAACTCCCTTCACTCCAAAGTGATCTGGCATTAAACTTCCAACACGTCATTTCAAAACCAGAATGCTTCTTCCTGCTTCACAACGGCTGTAATAAGATACACAACCGACACCTGAAGGCATTGGGTCCTACAGGTTGGCTGTTAATGCTGGACAATAAAAAGCCAATGCGTAATAGCCACAACAGATGTCAAGTGTCTTAGTGGTTCTCTGATGGAAgcttatgaaaatataaatgggCAGACAATCCGAAATGATAGCAATATCTAAAATGCACACGGACCCATGTTTCCCAAACAGGTATTCAAGAGAGACAGGAACCATGTGAAGCTGACACATAATAAACTCCTATCTCTGTGGCTACACTTATAAACATATAGTTCTATAACACAGTAACATAAACTGAGGTGCCTGAGGCTGGTTTGCTAGGAAATAAAGTGACAGGCTATGGAAGGAGACAGAAAACTAAGCTGCTTAGGTTTTGTGAAGTGCCCCTCCTCTTCTTCACATTATTGCTTAGAGGTAGATCAAATGTAATGGAGTGGGGGGATGAGAGTGAGCAAATGGCTCAGTTCTCCCTCTCCTAGCTGGCTGCTGGATCTCCTGTTCCAGGGGACTTACATTAGCCCTGTTGCCTTCTCCACCAGCACAGGTTAGCGGTGGCGCCCCATGCAGAGCAGAGCAGCGTCCTTTCACCAAAGGGAAAGTGGCCACAAGTGGGTGGAGGTATCTGCTGCTTTAGAGCAGCAGGGACCTCACACTGGACAGTCCACCCACCCAGTCCACCCCCGGTCCcatctggcttcctgtttcgtgctTTTTCAAGACACAACCCAGCTAGGACAGCCGGGGATGGCTTGCTGGGCAGGGAGCCAGGTTGTGTGACAGTGCAGATAGGACAACGGCCAATCTCCGCCACTGCAGTTCCTGCCAGGTACTTCTGTGGCAATTCACGGAATCGTTTCTGTAACATGGAATGCATTTTCCTCATCTCCAAGACTCGGTGGAGGGCTGCTGTCAGCCATAGGCAGGGCTTCATTCTATAAAGAAAATGCAGACAAGTAAAAGtcacaaattttttaaaacattctgaCAAAGCCTTTACGTTAGTTAAATTGGGATGCTTGTAAATTCGAAACAGAGGGAGTGACGCAactctaaatatttttcaaaaggcaaataaagggcgggccatggtggttcagcaggcagagttctcacctgccatgccagagacctgggtttgattcccagggcctgcccaagaaaaataaaggcaaataagATATATCGTTTGTCCTTTGTTTGGGTGTAATTCATGATAAATGGCAAATATTTCAACATGGCGTTTTTGATGCCAGGGGCATtttagttttccatcttttttttcataATCTAACCACAAAAATGCCTCTAaatcttcagtttttaaaaattttcccaagAATGTTTAACTAGAGTGACCTTAACCATGTGGAAATGAACAGAGGTGTggcagtagcacattattgtgagaataattaacatcGTTagatggtgtgtgaatgtggtggaaaggggaagtttaggaaagttggaggttaaaactgggaatgtataacagtgaatcttgtggtggacaataaCTGTGACtaactataaataataaaaagttctTTCTGTGGTGTATCATATAATAGACTACagagctgcaagaaggaatgaaactgTGAGGTATGAAACTAactgaatgaactttgaagacagtatgttgattgaaatatcagaaataaa encodes:
- the C10H3orf52 gene encoding TPA-induced transmembrane protein isoform X3 gives rise to the protein MAIVSIFLGLTIVIIISLCLLGAAYIDEDENEILELSSTKTFLVMLKIPEECVTEEELLNLLTKRLTDAYSSSPSLSRYFTSIEAVNFRMKPCLWLTAALHRVLEMRKMHSMLQKRFRELPQKYLAGTAVAEIGRCPICTVTQPGSLPSKPSPAVLAGLCLEKARNRKPDGTGGGLGGWTVQCEVPAALKQQIPPPTCGHFPFGERTLLCSAWGATANLCWWRRQQG